The Thalassophryne amazonica chromosome 13, fThaAma1.1, whole genome shotgun sequence genome window below encodes:
- the LOC117523362 gene encoding coiled-coil domain-containing protein 177 produces MGGVRQAAPLGLDLQSFDPAEAENSRLVFLCRRSQESRDVKPVQLLIKSLNELIAERRHRVPCEAVRVMHESYEKERSKSLKTGKEEEERIIQIAAQRPGRKTGSRLEMLPELKKNPKLSQSDARDPVPYANLCSKGKCGSRSSCCAAGGRDPERRSSVCSFGPRFLKQSADVEAKVRRITESIRKEMSVTVSETDQKIAALMLLKHQEEQERLKLCHQKEEERQEAWKQEQAQRAQAEKTRRKKLLQSLQRWHEEVEARKMLRKHLEKELATLRAQEVLLQEGRWRRLREEMEAQRTETIKAAHAEAKAHKRKQEKLLRDKVEVEKRIREKERQMALEREGKAVRSKVLLEEEVKKKLQLKNHKELLHHSLLKRHLEEQMEAEQARVRSTLENKMRRSCEKRAEAVEARLRELQERASREEARIEKAQKMAELQSHQRLTHKQLLVQLSQSRSERACKHATAQWRSRAEKTHQSNNNRRLCHQRMRESIQREEEAAAETREGQVALKKWRMKRLQRQKEQIQEEAHRQARASFHMRDKVRQQTRCRTFEQMALEASVSQIKL; encoded by the coding sequence ATGGGGGGCGTGAGACAGGCAGCTCCTCTTGGTTTGGATCTGCAGAGCTTTGACCCGGCTGAAGCAGAGAACAGCCGCCTGGTCTTCCTGTGTCGTCGCTCGCAGGAATCGCGCGATGTCAAACCCGTGCAGCTCCTCATCAAATCGCTCAACGAGCTGATTGCTGAACGCCGTCATCGGGTGCCGTGCGAGGCGGTCAGAGTTATGCACGAATCCTACGAAAAGGAGAGGAGCAAGAGTTTAAAGACGGGCAAAGAGGAGGAAGAGCGGATAATCCAGATTGCTGCACAGAGGCCAGGCAGGAAAACCGGGTCACGGCTGGAAATGCTGCCTGAGCTAAAGAAGAACCCCAAACTGTCACAAAGTGACGCCCGTGACCCCGTCCCATATGCAAATCTGTGCTCTAAAGGTAAATGTGGGAGCAGGTCATCCTGCTGTGCTGCAGGTGGCAGAGATCCAGAGAGGAGGAGCTCAGTGTGCAGCTTTGGTCCAAGATTCCTCAAGCAGTCAGCAGATGTGGAGGCCAaagtgaggaggatcactgagaGCATCAGAAAAGAAATGAGTGTCACAGTCTCGGAGACGGACCAAAAGATCGCAGCTCTCATGCTGCTGAAGCACCAGGAGGAGCAGGAGCGTCTGAAGCTCTGCCATCAGAAAGAAGAGGAGCGACAGGAGGCCTGGAAGCAGGAGCAGGCCCAGCGGGCTCAGGCAGAGAAAACCAGGAGGAAGAAGCTGCTGCAGAGCTTGCAGCGCTGGCATGAGGAGGTGGAGGCTCgtaagatgctgaggaagcatcTGGAGAAGGAGCTGGCAACTTTGCGAGCGCAGGAGGTGCTGCTCCAAGAAGGTCGCTGGAGGCGGCTGAGGGAGGAGATGGAGGCGCAGCGCACAGAAACCATAAAAGCTGCACACGCTGAGGCGAAGGCACACAAACGCAAGCAGGAGAAGCTCCTGAGAGACAAAGTGGAGGTGGAGAAAAGGATACGAGAGAAGGAGAGGCAGATGGCACTGGAGAGGGAGGGGAAAGCTGTGAGGAGCAAAGTGCTGCTGGAGGAGGAGGTGAAAAAGAAGCTGCAGCTGAAAAACCACAAGGAGCTGCTACATCACAGCCTCCTCAAACGGCACCTAGAGGAGCAGATGGAAGCAGAGCAGGCCCGTGTGCGGAGCACACTTGAGAACAAGATGAGGCGTTCCTGCGAGAAACGTGCCGAGGCAGTGGAAGCCCGGCTGAGGGAGCTGCAGGAGCGAGCGTCCCGGGAGGAGGCACGGATTGAGAAAGCGCAGAAGATGGCTGAGCTGCAAAGTCACCAGCGGCTCACACACAAGCAGCTCCTGGTCCAGCTGAGCCAGAGTCGCTCGGAGAGAGCCTGCAAGCACGCCACGGCCCAATGGAGGAGCAGAGCTGAGAAAACACACCAGAGCAATAATAACAGGAGGCTGTGCCACCAGAGGATGAGGGAGAGCATCCAGAGGGAAGAGGAGGCTGCAGCGGAGACCAGAGAGGGCCAAGTTGCCCTAAAGAAGTGGAGGATGAAGAGGCTCCAGAGACAGAAAGAGCAGATACAAGAGGAGGCGCACAGGCAGGCACGGGCCTCCTTCCACATGAGGGACAAAGTGAGACAGCAGACACGGTGTCGAACCTTTGAACAAATGGCTCTGGAGGCATCAGTGAGCCAAATCAAACTGTGA
- the LOC117523914 gene encoding zinc transporter ZIP9, whose protein sequence is MDGGLAVTLISVAVFVGCFFLGFVPLLFRLSEKRLQFVTILGAGLLCGTALAIIIPEGMDLLENSWRASSCSAVPAALNTSEKDPAPTERRPPPRFFIGLALSIGFTFMFIVDQIGNYCSVHDLQTRLPNSVSFTATLGLVIHAAADGFALGAAVATSQVTVQLVVFFAVILHKAPAAFGLVSFLLHAGLDKKHIQGHLLVFSAAAPIFAITTYFILHASGSTCQDRLSATGIGMLFSAGTFLYVATVHVLPEISSNKTHQLPPDLEEINGGNAHQHQKHLGLLESLTLIMGVGIPVLLALGLNDD, encoded by the exons ATGGACGGCGGCTTAGCTGTGACATTGATATCGGTTGCCGTGTTTGTGGGTTGTTTCTTTCTCGGGTTCGTCCCGCTTTTATTCAGACTTTCTGAG AAACGGCTGCAGTTTGTGACCATCCTGGGAGCAGGACTCCTGTGTGGGACGGCACTGGCTATCATCATTCCTGAGGGCATGGACTTACTGGAAAATTCATGGAGAG CATCAAGCTGCTCAGCTGTTCCCGCTGCTTTGAACACCAGTGAGAAGGATCCAGCCCCCACAGAGAGACGCCCTCCTCCACGCTTTTTCATTGGGTTGGCCTTAAGTATCGGGTTCACCTTCATGTTTATTGTGGATCAGATTGGAAATTACTGCTCCGTGCACG acctgcagactcgtTTGCCAAacagtgtcagcttcactgccaCTCTCGGCCTGGTTATTCATGCTGCAG CTGATGGATTTGCTCTGGGTGCTGCTGTGGCCACATCTCAAGTCACCGTGCAACTCGTAGTGTTTTTCGCTGTGATTCTACACAAG GCTCCTGCAGCTTTTGGGTTGGTCTCCTTTCTGCTGCATGCAGGCCTTGACAAAAAGCATATACAGGGACATTTGCTGGTCTTTTCAGCAGCAGCACCAATATTTGCCATTACCACTTACTTTATATTGCATGCG TCTGGGAGTACATGTCAGGACCGTCTCAGTGCTACAGGTATAGGGATGCTTTTCTCCGCTGGGACTTTCCTCTATGTGGCCACAGTGCACGTGCTCCCTGAGATCAGCAGCAACAAGACACACCAGCTGCCCCCTGATCTTGAGGAAATCAATGGAGGGAATGCACACCAGCACCAGAAGCACCTGGGTCTACTGGAAAGCCTCACTCTGATCATGGGGGTCGGGATTCCGGTGTTGTTGGCTCTCGGGCTGAAtgatgactga